TtattgaggcttgtaaagaagccatttggttgaagggactctttactAAACTCAATGAAGACATTCAAATTAGTACAATATTTTGTGACAatcagagtgccatcttccttacaaaagatcaaatttttCATGAGAGAAAAAacacacattgatgttcggtatcattttgttcgtgatattattgctcgtggtgatattgttgtgagcaaaatcagtactcatgaaaatcctgtagatatgatgactaagtcgcttcctataaccaagtttgagcattgcttagacttggttggtgttcattgttgaagttaaacccttaaggggttttatggaagaggtgaagaccttgttcgttgagaatttgtgtcaatgtggagattgttagagttgtgtgacataaattttaagatattgcttgcaagtcaagttaaacaaaatatatattctttctagaagatttagtatttatgagtataatatatttatcatttattagcacaatatatttaactttgattagaattaggttttttcaacctataaatagatgtagtcgaaactcctcttgtaatcattcgaatttgacatagtgaatttttttctcctctacttgtggtttttttcccgaaagggtttccacgtaaaagtctgtgtgttctttatttttatttctcttttctttgcgatatattgtcattaccgacgttctatttttacaattttaaaaaatttcattctaCATAATATCACATGTAAAAATTGTAGACTTTATATagtaatatcaaataatatttgaaatcttaaaaTACAAAAGCATTTTTTCatgagattttttaaaaaaaataataaattaatcttaaatttttctagtcattactaatttattttacgtattttttatcattaaagagagagaaaatttatatttaaaaccgTATCATTTAAGTgaaacacataaaatttaagCAGTTAAAGTAAGTATTCACCCAATTTAAATAAGTATTGTATATAAATgtcacatataaatataaatacacatATGACTATATTTAAACTctcttttttaatgtttaaacttttggttttatatttatattgtaataaGTGTGAGttataacattaaattattagtaagtatacattttagttacttaacttcaaaaatttataaaatggtcactATTTAAAACTTTACATTTAAGTCGCtcaactatttgaaagtttttatttaaatcattggattattaagttttttttcttctaaaagtCTGACTAACTATCTCTAAGGAGCGATTCAACGATTGATACGGTGAATCAATATCCATCGATGATTGGAAGAACATAGCTTAGATTCAAGTCGATCTGAGGGTCAAATTCGGAGATCAAAGaataaagttatttaaattttggttcgTAGATTCGTGATGTTGAAAGTTgtttaatgaaaagaaattgaaccgtagaaaagaatggaaaaaaagagaaattggtGTAGATAGTGCTAACAATGAAAGCTTTACAGTAATGCCTTTAACAATCCAACAACTTAAattaaactttcaaataatttaatatctattttgtaatttttaaattttgagtaatgaaagtttataaaaaaaagtagagCAGGAAAAACGAGAAGgaatatatgaaaatggatgtGACTCAATTTATTGGGCATTTCCTTTTCACATTCAACCCAACCATTCTCGCTATCGCTAGCCTCCCCatcttctcaaatttccacaatttttggttatttaatgAGGCGATGAGGCCTTAAAGTTCCCCTTCCAACATCAATGGAGAtttaaaaaggggaaattttatttaagatatctTTCCCATGTTTCAGCAGCAAAGCCCAACAACCCCATTGTTTCTTCAAAACAGGAATAATATCTACTATATATAGATAGTATTACAATcaattaatctttatttttcctattttttggGCATGTGTAGTTTTAATCTCTGGGTCTTATCTAAACCCaggaaactaaaaaaatctcaaataaaaaatttttatttgtggGTTTTATTTCAGTAAGGAGGATGAAATATTGTGATCCATTGAATCCCAATCTGTTTTCCTGCATTTACTTCCATTCATTTGTTTTGAGGATTTTGTCATGTCTTTCATTTGCAGAGtgtcatatatattttatccttaaaaaataataataataatctctCTTTTCCCACTTAGGTGTAAAGTCACCCACCACCCACCCCTCATCACTCACCATATTTTGAAGCCcacaaatttctttatttttctcataaaaattaaaacttgataATAATTTGTAGATattcatttataatttgaatgcaaccatacaaatattttcaatatatatgtatatatatcactAACAAAGAGTCCACCAACCTTCTTCCTCCAACAACTCATGTTTAACAAAAAATGGAATAAACCTTTAgcctctctttttttcctttaacaACCCAagtttctatttttcttcttctttgcatTTCCATTACTAAACCTTgtaaaagaacaaagaaataaaactctTTGATGGAGCGCGCAAGGAAGGTGGCTAACAGGGCAATCCTGAAACGTTTGGTTAATGAATCCAAGCAATCACGCAATGGTGAAATGAGTTCTAGATCACCTGTTTCCTACACTCCATCAAGGTATGTATCTTCATTGTCACCTTTTGGTTCCAAGAATCATAGCAGATCAGATTCATTAGGTGCTAGAAATGTGTCGAACAATGTTGGTTTTGGTGTTGGGTCACAAATTCGATCCATTTCTGTCGAGGCATTGAAATCAAGCGATACTTTTCCTCGCCGCCATAACTCTGCAACCCCTGAAGAGCAGACCAAGATGGCTGAGTCATGTGGGTTTGATAGCCTCGACGCTCTTATTGACGCAACCGTGCCTAAAGCTATACGTATTGATTCCATGAAGTTTCCCAAGTTTGATGGAGGATTAACTGAGAGCCAAATGATTGAACACATGAAAGATTTGGAATCAAAGAACAAgatttttaagtcttttattggAATGGGTTATTATAACACTCATGTTCCTCCCGTGATTTTGAGGAATATAATGGAGAATCCAGCTTGGTACACTCAATACACTCCGTACCAGGCCGAGATATCTCAAGGACGCCTTGAGTCTTTGCTTAATTTCCAAACTATGATTACGGATCTTACTGGATTGCCTATGTCAAATGCTTCGTTGCTTGATGAGGGAACTGCAGCTGCTGAGGCAATGGCCATGTGTAACAACATAGTGAAAGGAAAGAAGAAGACTTTTATTATTGCAAACAATTGTCATCCTCAGACAATTGATATTTGTAAGACAAGAGCTGATGGTTTTGATCTTAAAGTTGTTACTGCAGATCTTAAGGATATTGATTACAGCTCTGGTGATGTTTGTGGGGTTTTGGTTCAGTATCCGGGTACCGAGGGTGAGATTTTGGACTATGGGGAGTTCGTTAAGAACGCTCATGCACAGGGTGTTAAGGTTGTCATGGCAACTGATTTGTTAGCATTGATAATGTTGAAGCCCCCAGGTGAACTTGGAGCAGATATAGTTGTTGGCTCAGCACAGAGGTTCGGGGTGCCGATGGGGTACGGTGGCCCTCACGCTGCTTTTTTGGCTACTTCCCAAGAGTACAAGAGGATGATGCCAGGGCGAATTATTGGTGTTAGTGTCGATTCTTCAGGGAAGCCTGCTTTGCGTATGGCGATGCAAACGAGGGAGCAACATATTCGCAGGGACAAAGCTACTAGCAACATCTGCACAGCTCAAGTAAGATATTTTTGCTTTTTCCTATAGTAAACTCTTAAATGCTAAGCGTTAAATgctttttgtttgatttaagTCGTCACTCATTAGTACTTTAGTGAATTGTATTTGCTTTGCGTTGTTTGATTTGATATCTTGCTCTATCTAGGCATTACTAGCAAACATGGCTGCTATGTATGCTGTTTATCATGGACCAGAGGGCCTAAAAACCATTGCGCAACGTGTCCACGGTCTTGCTGGGGCATTTGCTGTGGGACTGAAAAAACTTGGAAACATTGAAGTCCAAGGTCTTCCCTTCTTTGATACTGTGAAGGTTACATGTGCTGATGCCTATGCTATTGCTGATGCTGCTTACAAGAGTGAGATTAATTTGCGAGTTGTAGATGCCAAAACTGTGAGTCTGATTccatttatgattttatttggtcaaatattattatatatcacGAGATTACCAGGACTTCGGTTGCTTTTCAGATCACTGTTTCATTTGATGAAACAACTACCTTGGATGACTTGGACAAGCTTTTCAAAGTATTTGCTGGTGGCAAACCAGTGAGTGCTAATAATCTTTTCTATAGTTATAATGTTCACACTTATTTTTTGCCCTATTGAATTAGAATCACCCTGTATCTAAACTTTCAGGTCTCATTCACTGCTGCATCTCTTGCACCAGAGGTTGAGAATGCAATTCCTTCTGGGCTATTAAGACAGAGTTCATATCTTACCCACCAAATATTTAACATGTACGGAACTTTCATGAAACGACGACCTACTTGTAGCTTACAAATCAAATGTGCCACTCTCACTATTATTTGTTATCTTTTCAGGTATCACACAGAACATGAGTTGCTTCGGTACCTTCACAAGTTACAATCAAAGGATCTCTCATTGTGTCATAGTATGATTCCATTGGGATCTTGTACGATGAAACTAAATGCGACAACTGAAATGATGCCCGTGACATGGCCTGGTTTCACTGACATCCACCCTTTTGCCCCTTCTGAACAGGCTCAGGGTTATCAGGCAAATATTCCTTTACCTAGAACTCCTTGAtgctttaaaagaaaatgtagcAAAGAGTGAATTTTAAATCCTCAGTTTATTGATGAATTATGGTTTCTGGTTTATTAGGAAATGTTCAATAATTTGGGTGACCTGTTGTGTACTATCACCGGGTTTGACTCCTTCTCTTTGCAACCCAATGCTGGCGCTGCTGGCGAGTATGCCGGACTAATGGTTATCCGTGCATATCATAAGGTAAGTGACACTAACCAGCTTTTAATCCTCTTCaccaaaagaaaaggaattcCTTTTATTAGTATAATGGTAGAATTGATTATGCTGATGCATACTCCGGATGAATACTGCAGTCAAGAGGAGACCATCACCGGAACGTGTGTATCATACCTGTTTCAGCACATGGGACAAATCCGGCCAGTGCTGCAATGTGCGGAATGAAAATTGTTCCTGTAGGAACTGATTCCAAGGGTAACATCAACATTGAAGAATTAAGGAAAGCTGCTGAAGCTAACAGGGACAAGTTATCTGCTCTCATGGtatgaataattatataattctgCACAATTCTTTTAAGGCCAGGCAATTGTTCATgcaaatctaatttttaatttcaatttcaggTCACTTATCCTTCAACCCATGGAGTGTATGAAGAAGGGATCGATGAGATATGTAGAATAATCCATGACAATGGAGGTCAAGTGTACATGGATGGGGCTAACATGAATGCCCAggtcttttttttcttccaacTTATTTAACACTTTTTACTTGTTCTACTTGTATAATGTAAAGAAATCGTTTTTTCGGGTCACAGGTTGGTTTGACAAGTCCGGGTTTTATTGGAGCAGATGTTTGCCATCTGAATCTCCACAAAACCTTCTGCATTCCACATGGAGGTGGTGGACCTGGCATGGGACCTATTGGTGTCAAGAAGCATTTGGCACCCTTTTTGCCTTCACATCCAGTGGTATATACTCCCTGAGACATGCATATTATGGATATTTAAGCATCCCTATGAAACTGTATCGTTCACCTATTGTTACCAATGCTGATTTTCTATTAATCATACTGTTAGGTATCAACTGGAGGTATCCCAGCCCCTGACAAATCACACCCTCTTGGTACCATTTCTGCTGCACCTTGGGGCTCTGCACTTATCTTGCCGATATCATACACTTACATAGCCATGATGGGGTCAAAGGGACTGACTGACGCTTCAAAGATAGCTATTCTGAATGCAAACTACATGGCAAAACGGTTGGAGGTACCTACCTTGTTTTCCTTGGAACTATGTGCTTACAATCATCTCAGTCTTCACATTTGTATCTCTTTTTGTGATTGATTTCGTGTTTCCAGAACTACTACCCCGTTCTTTTCCGTGGTGTCAATGGAACAGTTGCTCATGAATTCATTGTGGACTTAAGAGGATTTAAGGTAGTCAAAGTAGAATAGTTTTTCAACTTTCCACTCTTTTAGCCTTTTGTTTGTTTCCATGACTGATTGCAAGTCGCCATTGTTGCAGAACACCGCTGGAATAGAACCTGAAGATGTTGCTAAACGTCTTATGGACTATGGATTCCATGGTCCTACAATGTCATGGCCTGTTCCAGGCACACTCATGATTGAACCCACTGAAAGTGAAAGCAAGGTATATGATTCACCAAATATCTTTCCGCCTAACAACATCCGATATTCCTCCTCTCTCTCACACACGTCCGTGTTCACTATCTTGTACAGGCGGAGCTCGATAGGTTCTGTGATGCTCTCATCTCCATTAGGGAAGAAATTGCTCAGATTGAGAATGGAAAAGCTGATATCCACAACAATGTTCTGAAGGTGAAATGGCTCTTCAATACCCcatattttctctcttttctttcttatatGACAATAAGCTAAGCATTATGCATAAAATATGCACATGCAGGGAGCTCCTCATCCACCATCTTTGCTCATGGGTGATGCATGGACAAAGCCATATACACGTGAATACGCCGCTTTCCCTGCTTCCTGGCTTCGTACTGCTAAGTTCTGGCCTACTACAGGTGTGTATGACACCATCATCATTACTTGCGTTGTTGctttcttcaatattttcatcATCATGAAATTGAAGCATCATATTGAGCATGAATCTGCATGCATGTTTATTCTTTAGCATGCTTAGTTATACTAACAACTTTACATTGGTGTATCAGGACGTGTTGACAATGTATATGGTGATCGCAACCTCATTTGCACCCTTCTCCCAGTGTCGCAGATGGTTGAAGAAGAGGCGGCAGCCAACGCGTAATCGTTGAATCTGTGTATCTCTGCAGCCCTTGATCTGATATTCATCTATCACAAACATGGAAGTTGAAACCAACATTTTATTGTCCAtcagaagaagaaaaggaaaaaaggaaaaataccCATCGTCTCTTTCTGGCTCATGTACATAAACTATCCACCATTTGCATATATGCTCTCAGCTACAGCTGTGACTGTTTTATACTTAATTATCTGCTTTAGTAACAATATTGTTGCTAATTGCAACTTAATCGCTGTAATTATCGTTGCTCTACTTTGTATCTCTTGGAAGTTGAACTTCAGTTTTATTCCAATAAAAATATTGTCAATCAAGAAATATCTTTTGTGCAAGTAGAACTAAAATAATGGGTAATATGGCTTGGTTTATAGTTTTGTTTGTTGCTTTCGATATTTTATGAGATCAATGAAATGTCTTAACTTTAGATCCctcacttaaaattttatttatcagaaatttaaataaagttaattttttataatttgaggTGGATGATATATTTTAGGAAGATATAATTCAGAtttttatctattaaatttgtcattaaatTGCTCATCTAAATATCAGAAATAACAAAAGTCATctttatttcaacaatttatttgcaataaattaacataaatcaaTGGTACAAAGTTTTtgtatttgttaataatttgattaattttttaacttttataaactacaatgatcaaattttaataaattaatgtaaaataatttttttatttttataaagtaaagaGTTAAAGATTTATAGATAGATTGTGTCAACTGAGTTTTAATTTGGTTGatactaatattattatcaatctAAGAGGACGTGAGTGTGAGCGCATTGAAACGCATTTAAGGAAGGGTTATgtgtagttttatatttttttttataaaaaataattaattacacaAATAGGGtaaaaaacaaattgattaCGAAAATGGGGTGTTTGGTACAGTAAATTTGGGGTCCACTTGATATATTGGAGCGCAACCAATgactttccctttttttttaaatctaacaagaaaaaaaaacatgaaaaagtgaaaaaaaaatatttttttaattggtgtCGTCAAT
This sequence is a window from Gossypium raimondii isolate GPD5lz chromosome 5, ASM2569854v1, whole genome shotgun sequence. Protein-coding genes within it:
- the LOC105769268 gene encoding glycine dehydrogenase (decarboxylating), mitochondrial: MERARKVANRAILKRLVNESKQSRNGEMSSRSPVSYTPSRYVSSLSPFGSKNHSRSDSLGARNVSNNVGFGVGSQIRSISVEALKSSDTFPRRHNSATPEEQTKMAESCGFDSLDALIDATVPKAIRIDSMKFPKFDGGLTESQMIEHMKDLESKNKIFKSFIGMGYYNTHVPPVILRNIMENPAWYTQYTPYQAEISQGRLESLLNFQTMITDLTGLPMSNASLLDEGTAAAEAMAMCNNIVKGKKKTFIIANNCHPQTIDICKTRADGFDLKVVTADLKDIDYSSGDVCGVLVQYPGTEGEILDYGEFVKNAHAQGVKVVMATDLLALIMLKPPGELGADIVVGSAQRFGVPMGYGGPHAAFLATSQEYKRMMPGRIIGVSVDSSGKPALRMAMQTREQHIRRDKATSNICTAQALLANMAAMYAVYHGPEGLKTIAQRVHGLAGAFAVGLKKLGNIEVQGLPFFDTVKVTCADAYAIADAAYKSEINLRVVDAKTITVSFDETTTLDDLDKLFKVFAGGKPVSFTAASLAPEVENAIPSGLLRQSSYLTHQIFNMYHTEHELLRYLHKLQSKDLSLCHSMIPLGSCTMKLNATTEMMPVTWPGFTDIHPFAPSEQAQGYQEMFNNLGDLLCTITGFDSFSLQPNAGAAGEYAGLMVIRAYHKSRGDHHRNVCIIPVSAHGTNPASAAMCGMKIVPVGTDSKGNINIEELRKAAEANRDKLSALMVTYPSTHGVYEEGIDEICRIIHDNGGQVYMDGANMNAQVGLTSPGFIGADVCHLNLHKTFCIPHGGGGPGMGPIGVKKHLAPFLPSHPVVSTGGIPAPDKSHPLGTISAAPWGSALILPISYTYIAMMGSKGLTDASKIAILNANYMAKRLENYYPVLFRGVNGTVAHEFIVDLRGFKNTAGIEPEDVAKRLMDYGFHGPTMSWPVPGTLMIEPTESESKAELDRFCDALISIREEIAQIENGKADIHNNVLKGAPHPPSLLMGDAWTKPYTREYAAFPASWLRTAKFWPTTGRVDNVYGDRNLICTLLPVSQMVEEEAAANA